The following proteins are encoded in a genomic region of Bosea beijingensis:
- a CDS encoding DMT family transporter: protein MTQPTPAPALRMGPLEWLLLIILSILWGGSFFFNKLTVAEWPPFAVVQVRVGLAALALLLVVRIAGQSMAVGRELWLAFFGMGILNNLIPFSLFLWGQQQIASGLASILNATTPIFAVLVMHCFGNERATGLKLGGVLAGLIGVAILMGPDALSRLGSNLAAQIACILAAVSYAFSGLLGRRFRGVSPLVAATGQLSASTLMMIPIVFVMHPPWTLPVPSQPAFLALVGLALISTALAYLLFFRIMRTAGPSNVMLVTFLIPVSAILLGSGLLGEDLLPRHFAGMAAIFVGLALIDGRIVRITRASPAPTA, encoded by the coding sequence ATGACACAGCCGACACCCGCTCCCGCGCTGCGCATGGGCCCGCTCGAATGGCTCCTGCTGATCATCCTCTCGATCCTCTGGGGCGGCTCGTTCTTCTTCAACAAGCTGACCGTTGCGGAGTGGCCGCCCTTCGCCGTGGTGCAGGTGCGTGTCGGCCTCGCCGCGCTGGCACTGCTGCTCGTCGTACGAATCGCCGGCCAGTCGATGGCGGTCGGGCGCGAACTCTGGCTCGCCTTCTTCGGGATGGGCATCCTCAACAACCTGATCCCGTTCAGCCTGTTTCTCTGGGGCCAGCAGCAGATCGCGAGCGGCCTAGCCTCGATCCTGAACGCGACGACGCCGATCTTCGCGGTGCTGGTGATGCATTGCTTCGGCAACGAGAGGGCGACCGGCCTGAAGCTCGGCGGCGTGCTGGCCGGCCTGATCGGCGTCGCGATCCTGATGGGACCGGACGCGCTCAGCAGGCTCGGCTCCAATCTGGCAGCGCAGATCGCCTGCATCCTCGCCGCGGTCTCCTATGCCTTTTCCGGCCTGCTCGGCCGGCGCTTCCGCGGCGTGTCCCCGCTGGTCGCCGCCACCGGCCAGCTCTCGGCCTCGACCTTGATGATGATTCCGATCGTCTTCGTGATGCATCCGCCCTGGACGCTGCCGGTGCCGTCCCAGCCGGCGTTTCTTGCGCTCGTCGGCCTGGCGCTGATCTCGACGGCGCTGGCCTATCTCCTGTTCTTCCGGATCATGCGCACGGCCGGGCCGAGCAATGTCATGCTCGTCACCTTCCTGATCCCGGTCAGCGCGATCCTGCTCGGCTCCGGCCTCCTGGGTGAAGATTTGCTGCCGCGCCATTTCGCCGGCATGGCCGCGATCTTCGTTGGGCTCGCCCTGATCGACGGCAGAATCGTGCGCATCACCCGGGCCAGCCCCGCCCCAACCGCCTGA
- a CDS encoding glutathione S-transferase family protein encodes MSLTIYGCYRSRASRNIWLANELGLTFNHVPVIQAYRLPDPNAPGVPLHTRSPDFLKINPNGHIPSIDDNGFKLHESLAINLYLARKHGGPLAPKDAQEEGLAVMWSLWAATECETHALNLQFHLAAYPPEKRKPQLVEAALAALPGPFAVLEKTLAENGGYVMGNRFTVTDINVAEIIRYAKPATQLFDAHPRVKAWLEACQARPAFQAMWQARDAEAA; translated from the coding sequence ATGTCCCTGACGATCTATGGTTGTTACCGCTCGCGCGCCTCGCGCAACATCTGGCTCGCCAACGAGCTCGGCCTGACCTTCAACCATGTGCCGGTGATCCAGGCCTATCGCCTGCCCGACCCGAATGCGCCGGGCGTGCCGCTGCATACCCGCAGCCCCGACTTCCTGAAGATCAACCCGAACGGTCATATCCCCAGCATCGACGACAACGGCTTCAAGCTGCATGAGTCGCTCGCGATCAACCTCTATCTCGCCCGCAAGCATGGCGGCCCGCTCGCCCCCAAGGATGCGCAGGAGGAAGGGCTCGCGGTGATGTGGTCGCTCTGGGCCGCGACCGAATGCGAGACCCATGCGCTCAACCTGCAGTTCCACCTCGCCGCCTATCCGCCGGAGAAGCGCAAGCCCCAGCTGGTCGAGGCCGCGCTTGCCGCCCTGCCCGGCCCCTTCGCTGTCCTCGAAAAGACGCTGGCCGAGAACGGCGGCTATGTGATGGGCAATCGCTTCACCGTCACCGACATCAACGTCGCCGAGATTATCCGCTACGCCAAGCCGGCGACCCAGCTCTTCGACGCCCATCCGCGCGTGAAGGCCTGGCTCGAGGCCTGCCAGGCACGGCCGGCCTTCCAGGCGATGTGGCAGGCGCGCGACGCCGAAGCCGCCTGA
- the mgtE gene encoding magnesium transporter — translation MNDIAATTDLLAVTLAQTLAQEHVADIVETLNDQDDATIAHVLAELPFERAVEVLDQPELTAAAEAVALLPDRRAGALLSAMSADRAADVFQEFDEETRARLSGRIDRQTRSDLKKLLAYPEHSAGSIMTTEFVSVPSNWTVQQTLDHIRRVERSRETVYAIYVLDSVTRKLVRAVSLRRLISGDPEAPVESVVPAHKPICVTAEVDREEVARLITKYDLLSVPVVDADEQVIGIVTFDDVIDAMIAETTEDVQKLGGMEALDEPYNEIGFFAMIRKRAGWLSILLVGEMLTASVMQFFEGELEKALVLTLFIPLIMSSGGNSGSQATSLIIRALALREVTVKDWWRIALRELPTGLTLGSILGVIGVVRIVVWQWLGLYDYGPHWVLIAATVGGALVGIVTFGSLAGSMLPFALKRLGFDPASASAPFVATLVDVTGLVIYFGVAALILTGTLL, via the coding sequence ATGAACGATATCGCCGCCACGACGGACCTCCTTGCCGTGACGCTGGCCCAGACGCTGGCGCAGGAACACGTCGCCGACATCGTCGAGACGCTGAACGATCAGGACGACGCGACCATCGCGCATGTCCTGGCCGAGTTGCCGTTCGAGCGCGCCGTCGAGGTGCTCGACCAGCCCGAGCTTACCGCCGCAGCCGAGGCCGTGGCGCTGCTGCCGGACCGGCGCGCCGGCGCGCTGCTCTCCGCCATGTCGGCGGACCGGGCGGCCGACGTCTTCCAGGAATTCGACGAGGAGACGCGGGCGCGCCTGAGCGGGCGCATCGACCGCCAGACCCGCTCCGACCTCAAGAAGCTGCTGGCCTATCCCGAGCACAGCGCCGGCTCGATCATGACGACCGAGTTCGTCAGTGTACCCTCGAACTGGACGGTGCAGCAGACGCTCGACCATATCCGCCGCGTCGAGCGCTCGCGCGAGACGGTCTACGCGATCTACGTGCTCGATTCCGTGACCCGAAAGCTGGTGCGCGCGGTCTCGCTGCGCCGCCTGATCAGCGGCGATCCGGAGGCGCCGGTCGAGTCGGTCGTGCCCGCGCACAAGCCGATCTGCGTCACCGCCGAGGTCGATCGCGAGGAGGTCGCCCGCCTGATCACCAAATACGACCTGCTCTCCGTGCCCGTCGTCGATGCGGACGAGCAGGTCATCGGCATCGTCACCTTCGACGACGTCATCGACGCGATGATCGCCGAGACCACCGAGGACGTGCAGAAGCTCGGCGGCATGGAGGCGCTGGACGAGCCCTATAACGAGATCGGCTTCTTCGCGATGATCCGCAAGCGCGCCGGCTGGCTTTCGATCCTGCTGGTCGGCGAGATGCTGACGGCATCCGTGATGCAATTCTTCGAGGGCGAGCTGGAGAAGGCGCTGGTGCTGACGCTCTTCATCCCGCTTATCATGAGCTCGGGCGGCAATTCCGGCTCGCAGGCGACCTCGCTGATCATCCGGGCGCTGGCGCTGCGCGAGGTCACGGTGAAGGACTGGTGGCGGATCGCGCTGCGCGAATTGCCGACCGGCCTGACGCTCGGCAGCATTCTCGGCGTGATCGGCGTGGTCCGCATCGTCGTCTGGCAGTGGCTCGGCCTCTACGATTACGGGCCGCACTGGGTTCTGATCGCGGCGACAGTCGGCGGCGCGCTCGTCGGCATCGTCACCTTCGGCTCGCTGGCCGGCTCGATGCTGCCCTTCGCGCTGAAGCGCCTCGGCTTCGACCCGGCCAGCGCCTCGGCGCCCTTCGTCGCGACGCTGGTCGATGTCACCGGCCTGGTGATCTATTTCGGCGTGGCGGCGCTGATCCTGACCGGGACGCTGTTGTAA
- a CDS encoding sensor histidine kinase, with product MSEAGEDWARWSVAAAEDAALASFAAGGALLLWDPATEKPHFVNAAAEALLGGQASLPAPTRQRLNLLASGMASANGVRLERLRLTASFAATPVTCGSKLVSLADGRSALAIAVQASELRRLGVTIPKAAPPESAPASAPAPTAPIDEAPSSAKPAMVRFLWQSDRDGRLTKLSDNIATLTGQTAAAGLIGQRWQDLLGSSFADSDGGLIERFIKPATWSGHSVLWRTDSPGEAAPVELSGVPVLDATRQLAGFRGFGIARLNERCPFPVADAVTPSVEAEAEQIAPAVESVADDALPPAAEADLAAMEAMVSTTAPIAEEVTTPALSAADEETSTADESEADDLFDLPGEDSDLPEEDAEEADDAATLAALDQPKDEPAPEHAAEAPVVPEPDEPQGKIVPLRNGHLTAIRPVLEPSKSHLSSAERNAFREIAKALGARLAGDDEPSAPRLPPVAPLQVKEKEEAPAAKAAAEAEAMAPARQRNSHADVLDRLPIAVLVNRGDEALYANRTLLELLDYADLADLKAGGKVSRLIKEAARTDGGTMTLIDRLGHLVSVDAVLSSVSWQDEPATLMAFRHPNGGGGEVPVLTAEEAEEAELAAEFEAEEAESAARVEALRLDADARDARIGELTAMLDTATDGVVTVDDRGRILSLNKAAEALFGYDQREVTGELFTLLFASESHAPALDYLEGLKGGGVASVLNDGREVQGRVRQGGKIALFMTMGQIAHGSEPRFCAVLRDLTAWKKTEGELVEARKAAETASAQKSDVLAKISHEIRTPLNAIIGFAEVMAEERFGPIANERYKEYLRDIHQSGGYVISLVNDLLDLAKIEAGKLDLDFVSVNLNEIALSTVSLLQPEAQRGRVVLRSGLSPKLPPVVADERSIRQIAINLLSNAVKFTDAGGQVIISTALGDQGEAILRVRDTGIGMDDDELRLALEPFRQVPTTRRAGGTGLGLPLTKALVEANRAAMAITSVKKEGTLVEITFPPQRVLAS from the coding sequence ATGAGCGAGGCCGGAGAGGACTGGGCGAGGTGGAGCGTAGCGGCGGCTGAAGACGCCGCTCTTGCGTCCTTTGCCGCCGGCGGCGCCCTGCTGCTATGGGACCCCGCCACCGAGAAACCCCATTTCGTCAATGCGGCCGCAGAGGCTCTGCTCGGCGGACAGGCGAGCCTGCCGGCACCGACCCGGCAGCGGCTGAACCTCCTGGCCAGCGGCATGGCCTCCGCCAACGGCGTCCGCCTGGAGCGCCTGCGTCTGACCGCGAGCTTCGCCGCTACGCCGGTCACCTGCGGCAGCAAGCTGGTTTCGCTGGCGGACGGGCGCTCCGCGCTGGCCATCGCCGTGCAGGCTTCCGAATTGCGCCGCCTTGGCGTCACGATTCCCAAGGCCGCGCCGCCCGAATCAGCGCCCGCTTCTGCTCCCGCGCCGACCGCGCCCATCGACGAAGCGCCCTCCTCCGCCAAGCCGGCCATGGTCCGCTTCCTCTGGCAGAGTGACCGCGACGGCAGGCTGACCAAGCTCTCCGACAACATCGCCACCCTGACCGGGCAGACGGCAGCGGCCGGGCTGATCGGCCAGCGCTGGCAGGACCTGCTCGGCTCCAGCTTCGCCGACAGCGATGGCGGCTTGATCGAGCGTTTCATCAAGCCTGCGACCTGGAGCGGCCACAGCGTGCTCTGGCGCACCGATTCGCCCGGCGAGGCCGCGCCGGTCGAACTCTCCGGCGTGCCGGTTCTCGATGCGACGCGCCAGCTTGCCGGCTTCCGCGGCTTCGGCATCGCCCGACTCAACGAGCGCTGCCCGTTCCCGGTGGCCGATGCCGTGACGCCCAGCGTCGAGGCCGAGGCCGAACAGATCGCCCCTGCCGTCGAGAGCGTGGCGGATGACGCGCTGCCGCCGGCAGCAGAGGCCGATCTCGCGGCCATGGAAGCGATGGTCTCCACCACGGCGCCCATCGCCGAAGAGGTGACCACCCCTGCCCTGTCGGCTGCGGATGAGGAAACTTCCACCGCAGACGAATCCGAAGCAGACGACCTCTTCGACCTGCCTGGGGAAGATTCGGACCTGCCTGAGGAAGATGCAGAGGAGGCGGACGATGCTGCCACCTTGGCCGCGCTCGATCAGCCGAAGGACGAGCCCGCGCCGGAGCACGCTGCCGAAGCGCCGGTCGTGCCCGAGCCGGATGAGCCGCAGGGCAAGATCGTGCCGCTGCGCAATGGCCACCTGACAGCGATCCGGCCCGTCCTCGAACCATCGAAGTCGCATCTGAGCTCGGCCGAGCGCAACGCCTTCCGCGAGATCGCCAAGGCGCTGGGCGCGAGGCTTGCAGGCGACGACGAGCCGAGCGCGCCGCGCCTGCCGCCGGTCGCGCCGCTGCAGGTCAAGGAGAAGGAAGAAGCCCCGGCTGCGAAAGCGGCTGCAGAAGCCGAAGCCATGGCTCCCGCACGGCAGCGGAATTCCCATGCGGATGTGCTCGACAGGCTGCCGATCGCCGTTCTCGTCAACCGCGGCGACGAGGCGCTCTATGCCAACCGCACTCTGCTGGAATTGCTGGATTATGCCGATCTCGCCGACCTCAAGGCCGGCGGCAAGGTCAGCCGCCTGATCAAGGAAGCCGCGCGCACCGATGGCGGCACGATGACGCTGATCGACAGGCTCGGCCATCTCGTCAGCGTCGACGCCGTGCTGTCGAGCGTGAGCTGGCAAGACGAGCCCGCCACGCTGATGGCCTTCCGCCATCCCAATGGCGGTGGCGGCGAGGTGCCGGTGCTGACAGCCGAAGAAGCGGAGGAAGCCGAGCTCGCAGCCGAGTTCGAGGCCGAGGAAGCCGAATCGGCAGCGCGAGTCGAGGCGCTGCGGCTCGACGCCGATGCACGCGATGCACGGATCGGCGAGCTGACCGCCATGCTCGATACCGCGACCGACGGCGTCGTCACCGTCGACGATCGCGGGCGCATCCTCTCGCTGAACAAGGCGGCCGAGGCTCTGTTCGGCTACGACCAGCGCGAGGTCACCGGAGAGCTGTTCACCCTGCTCTTCGCCAGCGAGAGCCATGCCCCGGCGCTCGACTATCTCGAAGGGCTGAAGGGCGGCGGCGTCGCCTCCGTGCTGAATGACGGGCGCGAGGTGCAGGGCCGCGTGCGCCAGGGCGGCAAGATCGCCCTGTTCATGACGATGGGCCAGATAGCCCATGGCAGCGAGCCGCGCTTCTGCGCCGTGCTGCGCGACCTCACCGCCTGGAAGAAGACCGAGGGCGAACTGGTCGAGGCCCGCAAGGCGGCGGAGACGGCGAGCGCCCAGAAATCCGACGTGCTCGCCAAGATCAGCCACGAGATCCGCACGCCGCTCAACGCGATCATCGGCTTCGCCGAGGTGATGGCGGAGGAGCGCTTCGGGCCGATCGCCAACGAACGCTACAAGGAATACCTGCGCGACATTCACCAGTCGGGCGGCTACGTCATCAGCCTCGTCAATGATCTGCTCGACCTCGCCAAGATCGAGGCCGGCAAACTCGATCTCGACTTCGTCAGCGTCAACCTGAACGAGATCGCGCTGTCGACGGTGTCGCTGCTCCAGCCGGAGGCGCAGCGCGGCCGCGTCGTGCTGCGCTCGGGCCTCTCGCCGAAGCTGCCACCGGTCGTCGCCGACGAGCGCTCGATCCGCCAGATCGCGATCAACCTGCTGTCGAACGCGGTGAAGTTCACCGATGCCGGCGGGCAGGTCATCATCTCGACCGCGCTCGGCGACCAGGGCGAGGCGATCCTGCGGGTGCGCGACACCGGCATCGGCATGGACGATGACGAGCTCCGGCTCGCGCTCGAACCTTTCCGCCAGGTGCCGACGACGCGGCGTGCCGGCGGCACGGGGCTCGGCCTGCCATTGACCAAGGCGCTGGTCGAAGCCAACCGCGCCGCCATGGCGATCACCAGCGTCAAGAAAGAGGGCACGCTGGTCGAGATCACCTTCCCGCCCCAGCGGGTGCTGGCGAGCTGA
- a CDS encoding phasin — protein MNGKQPYEVPTEMREFAERSVEQARKAFDGFMGAAHKAVDNAHGSAESARANTQEATRKAISYAENNVAAAFDFAQKLVKSKDLTEVMQHQSDFLKSQVAALQSQIKDLGTAAQDAATKAAETVSKATKGR, from the coding sequence ATGAACGGCAAGCAGCCTTATGAAGTGCCCACCGAAATGCGCGAGTTCGCCGAGCGCAGCGTCGAGCAGGCCCGCAAGGCGTTCGACGGCTTCATGGGCGCTGCCCATAAGGCTGTGGACAATGCCCACGGCTCGGCCGAGAGCGCCCGCGCCAACACCCAGGAAGCGACTCGCAAAGCCATTTCCTATGCCGAGAACAATGTCGCGGCCGCGTTCGATTTTGCCCAGAAGCTGGTGAAGTCGAAGGACCTGACCGAGGTGATGCAGCATCAGTCCGACTTCCTGAAGTCGCAGGTCGCCGCCCTCCAGAGCCAGATCAAGGATCTCGGCACCGCTGCGCAGGACGCCGCGACCAAGGCTGCGGAGACCGTCAGCAAGGCGACCAAGGGCCGCTGA
- a CDS encoding phasin family protein: MVKPAPTRTKSKVPVSLSPVKALAPAPTATPPSAAASEKPKAAVQPAAAAPAKPAPAKGAAPAPSPAPVAAAKPAPAGKPVLASAPKKAAPVKVRVEKSAAKVAGPKVAAKAAKPAAAVSRPVVAEAKPAPVKPAAVETVPAKPVVAKPAPVAPAVKPVEPAPAPAPAAKPPAPQPASLDSLPLPRPPEAAAVATATAMSQALTMARAFGALQARMLDHACAELEATLGDAQSLARSNSASEAIALQAKAVRRSYESYAEHLKELARAANAALRKD, translated from the coding sequence ATGGTCAAGCCTGCTCCGACCCGGACCAAGTCCAAGGTCCCGGTCAGCCTGTCCCCGGTGAAGGCGCTGGCGCCGGCGCCCACCGCGACGCCGCCATCCGCCGCGGCATCCGAGAAGCCGAAGGCCGCTGTGCAGCCCGCTGCTGCTGCCCCGGCCAAGCCGGCGCCTGCCAAGGGCGCCGCTCCCGCGCCGTCACCGGCTCCCGTTGCCGCGGCCAAGCCGGCTCCTGCCGGCAAGCCCGTCCTCGCGAGCGCCCCGAAGAAGGCGGCGCCGGTCAAGGTCCGTGTCGAGAAATCCGCCGCGAAGGTCGCCGGGCCGAAGGTTGCCGCGAAGGCGGCCAAGCCTGCGGCGGCGGTGTCCAGGCCCGTGGTTGCCGAAGCGAAGCCGGCGCCGGTCAAGCCCGCGGCCGTCGAAACGGTTCCTGCCAAGCCGGTCGTCGCCAAACCCGCGCCTGTCGCCCCTGCCGTGAAGCCGGTGGAACCTGCGCCTGCCCCCGCACCGGCTGCCAAGCCGCCGGCTCCTCAGCCTGCGTCCCTCGATTCGCTGCCCCTGCCGCGCCCGCCCGAGGCGGCGGCCGTCGCCACCGCTACGGCGATGAGCCAGGCGCTCACGATGGCGCGCGCCTTCGGTGCCTTGCAGGCCCGCATGCTCGATCATGCCTGTGCCGAGCTGGAGGCGACGCTGGGCGATGCGCAGTCGCTGGCGCGCAGCAACAGCGCCTCCGAGGCGATCGCGTTGCAGGCCAAGGCGGTGCGCCGCAGCTACGAATCCTATGCCGAGCACCTCAAGGAGCTGGCCCGCGCTGCCAATGCGGCCCTGCGCAAGGACTGA
- a CDS encoding Hsp20 family protein: MTRPPSLSHPFLLGFDDIERALDRVAKGASEGYPPYNIERLPRTEDEPDRLRITLAVAGFAREQLEITLEENQLTIRGRQSDDKNRQFLHRGIAARQFQRSFLLADGMQVLGADLSNGLLAIDLVRPEPERLIRRIDIMSRE, from the coding sequence ATGACGCGTCCACCTAGCTTGTCCCACCCGTTCCTGCTCGGCTTCGACGATATCGAGCGTGCGCTCGATCGGGTCGCCAAGGGCGCGAGCGAGGGTTACCCGCCCTACAATATCGAGCGGCTGCCCCGGACGGAGGACGAGCCCGACCGCCTGCGCATCACCCTGGCCGTCGCTGGGTTCGCTCGGGAGCAGCTCGAGATCACGCTGGAAGAGAACCAGCTCACGATCCGGGGTCGCCAGAGCGACGACAAGAATCGTCAGTTCCTTCATCGCGGCATCGCTGCCCGTCAGTTCCAGCGCAGCTTCCTGCTGGCCGACGGAATGCAGGTGCTTGGCGCCGATCTGTCGAACGGCCTGCTCGCGATTGATCTGGTCAGGCCGGAACCGGAACGGCTCATCCGGCGTATCGATATCATGAGCCGCGAGTAG
- a CDS encoding DUF1150 family protein: protein MKQDRNLIQTNPLTPAEFAALGAGEVAYIKSMSSDELMRIFPQAPKIESGLQLFTLLSADGAPILVTDSREAATANAWEHDLRMVSVH, encoded by the coding sequence ATGAAACAGGACAGGAATCTCATCCAGACCAACCCGCTGACCCCTGCGGAATTCGCTGCGCTCGGCGCCGGTGAGGTCGCCTATATCAAGTCGATGAGCTCGGACGAGCTGATGCGGATCTTCCCGCAGGCGCCGAAGATCGAGTCCGGCTTGCAGCTTTTCACCCTGCTCTCGGCCGACGGTGCGCCGATCCTCGTCACGGATTCGCGCGAGGCCGCCACGGCAAACGCCTGGGAGCATGATCTGCGGATGGTCAGCGTCCACTGA
- a CDS encoding alpha/beta hydrolase: MERQPPQWLEVGDGPSKRRLAYLLQEGTGAPIVWLGGFRSDMRATKAEALADWARTNGRACLRFDYGGHGESDGDFGSFTLSDWLGDALAAIESECRRPPILVGSSMGGWIALLAARKLFGSALQPAGLVLIAPAVDFSEELMWAQMPDAIRRTILDEGVWQRPSEYSPEPTPITRALIEDGRRHLMFGGEIKAGCPVHILQGMRDPDVPWRQALKLVEHLSGDPVVLTLIKDGDHRLSTPDDIVRLQSAVAGMATAP; encoded by the coding sequence TTGGAGCGCCAGCCGCCGCAATGGCTCGAGGTCGGAGACGGCCCCTCGAAGCGCCGCCTCGCCTATCTCCTTCAGGAGGGAACCGGCGCGCCGATCGTCTGGCTCGGCGGGTTCCGCTCCGACATGCGCGCCACCAAGGCCGAGGCGCTGGCAGACTGGGCGCGAACCAATGGCCGCGCCTGCCTGCGCTTCGACTATGGCGGCCATGGCGAGAGCGACGGCGATTTCGGCAGCTTCACCCTGTCGGACTGGCTCGGCGATGCACTGGCTGCGATCGAAAGCGAGTGCCGCCGGCCTCCGATCCTGGTGGGATCGTCCATGGGTGGCTGGATCGCGCTGCTCGCGGCCCGCAAGCTGTTCGGCTCAGCCCTACAGCCTGCGGGCCTCGTCCTGATCGCCCCTGCGGTCGATTTCTCCGAAGAGCTGATGTGGGCGCAGATGCCCGATGCGATCCGCAGGACGATCCTTGACGAGGGCGTCTGGCAGCGGCCTTCGGAGTATTCGCCCGAGCCGACGCCGATCACCCGCGCCCTGATCGAGGACGGGCGCCGGCACCTGATGTTCGGCGGCGAGATCAAGGCCGGCTGCCCCGTGCATATCCTGCAGGGCATGCGCGACCCCGACGTGCCCTGGCGCCAGGCGCTGAAGCTCGTCGAGCATCTCAGCGGCGATCCGGTCGTGCTGACGCTGATCAAGGATGGCGATCACCGCCTGTCCACGCCGGACGATATCGTGAGATTGCAGTCGGCGGTCGCCGGGATGGCGACCGCGCCCTAA
- a CDS encoding glycosyltransferase family 4 protein: MSFKPGAHLSLPSTETHPLAGRTILQIIPELEAGGAERTAVDIAKGLTDAGARALVATEGGRLVAELQAKGGVWLPFPAASKNPVAMLFNIRKLARLCQQEGVELIHARSRAPAWVALGAARLLKLPFVTTYHGSYNSRSAVKTLYNSVMARGDVVIANSHYTAGLIQAKHPVAGDRVRVVNRGTNFSAFAPAAVGAERVQALRKAWGVEPHQRIVLLPGRLTNWKGQRVLIEAARIMRDGGDTDTAFILAGDAQGRDGYVKELDALIAKAGLEGRVKRVGHCSDMPAAMLSAAVVAVPSTDPEAFGRVAVEAQAMGTPVVVSDLGAVPETVLAPPQVQPSERTGWRVPPGDAPALSAGLNEALALRPSARDALARRARVHVERHFSLEAMVAETLDVYCALLGR, from the coding sequence ATGTCCTTCAAGCCGGGTGCCCATCTTTCGCTGCCGTCGACCGAAACGCATCCGCTGGCGGGGCGGACGATCCTGCAGATCATTCCCGAACTGGAAGCCGGCGGGGCCGAGCGCACCGCGGTCGACATCGCCAAGGGGCTGACCGATGCCGGCGCCCGCGCGCTGGTCGCGACCGAAGGCGGGCGGCTCGTCGCCGAATTGCAGGCCAAGGGCGGGGTCTGGCTGCCGTTCCCGGCGGCCTCCAAGAACCCGGTCGCGATGCTCTTCAACATCCGCAAGCTTGCGCGGTTGTGCCAGCAGGAGGGGGTGGAGCTGATCCACGCCCGCTCGCGTGCTCCGGCCTGGGTCGCGCTCGGCGCGGCGCGGCTGCTGAAGCTGCCTTTCGTCACCACCTATCACGGTTCCTATAACAGCCGCTCGGCGGTGAAGACCCTCTATAATTCCGTTATGGCGCGCGGCGACGTCGTCATCGCCAATTCCCACTACACGGCCGGCCTGATCCAGGCGAAGCATCCTGTCGCCGGCGACCGGGTCAGAGTCGTCAATCGCGGCACCAATTTCTCGGCCTTCGCACCGGCCGCCGTCGGCGCCGAGCGGGTACAGGCTCTGCGCAAGGCCTGGGGCGTCGAGCCTCACCAGCGCATCGTGCTGCTGCCCGGCCGGCTGACCAACTGGAAGGGCCAGCGTGTCCTGATCGAGGCCGCGCGCATCATGCGCGACGGCGGCGATACCGACACGGCCTTCATCCTCGCCGGCGATGCGCAGGGCAGGGACGGCTACGTCAAGGAGCTCGACGCGCTGATCGCCAAGGCTGGGTTGGAAGGCCGCGTTAAGCGCGTCGGCCACTGCTCGGACATGCCGGCGGCGATGCTTTCGGCCGCGGTCGTCGCGGTCCCCTCGACCGATCCGGAGGCCTTCGGCCGCGTTGCGGTCGAGGCTCAGGCGATGGGTACGCCCGTCGTGGTCTCGGATCTCGGCGCCGTGCCCGAGACGGTTCTGGCGCCGCCGCAGGTTCAGCCCAGCGAGCGTACCGGCTGGCGCGTGCCTCCGGGGGACGCTCCGGCTCTCTCGGCGGGGCTCAACGAGGCGCTGGCCCTGCGCCCCTCCGCCCGCGATGCGCTGGCACGGCGCGCGCGCGTCCATGTCGAGCGGCATTTCTCGCTTGAGGCGATGGTCGCGGAAACCCTCGACGTCTATTGCGCGTTGCTGGGGCGTTGA
- the infC gene encoding translation initiation factor IF-3, whose product MCLQQRREARQVQENTPIRRPYRAAPTPTKEGPRSNRDIRGVREVQLIDDTGANRGVVSFFDALKLAEDAGLDLVEIAPNSVPPVCKILDYGRFRFLEQKKASEARKKQRTIEIKEIKLRPGIDKHDYDVKMKAMHGFFEEGDKVKVTLRFRGREMAHQDLGVKVLERVKVDTAEIAKVESDWQLEGRQMVMVLAPR is encoded by the coding sequence ATGTGTCTGCAACAACGGCGCGAAGCGCGCCAAGTACAGGAGAATACCCCCATTCGTCGTCCCTACCGCGCTGCCCCGACCCCGACCAAGGAAGGTCCCCGCTCGAACCGCGACATCCGCGGAGTTCGCGAAGTTCAGCTCATCGACGATACCGGCGCCAACCGTGGCGTGGTCTCGTTCTTCGATGCGTTGAAGCTCGCCGAGGATGCCGGTCTCGACCTTGTCGAGATCGCCCCGAACTCCGTCCCGCCGGTCTGCAAGATCCTCGATTACGGTCGCTTCCGCTTTCTCGAGCAGAAGAAGGCCTCGGAGGCGCGCAAGAAGCAGCGCACCATCGAGATCAAGGAAATCAAGCTGCGCCCCGGCATCGACAAGCACGACTACGACGTGAAGATGAAGGCCATGCACGGCTTCTTCGAGGAAGGCGACAAGGTGAAGGTCACCCTGCGCTTCCGCGGCCGCGAGATGGCGCATCAGGACCTCGGCGTGAAGGTGCTGGAGCGCGTCAAGGTCGATACCGCCGAGATCGCCAAGGTCGAGAGCGACTGGCAGCTCGAGGGCCGCCAGATGGTCATGGTGCTCGCGCCGCGCTGA